The Pseudomonas sp. G2-4 genome window below encodes:
- a CDS encoding L-rhamnose mutarotase, with translation MRYCQVLDLKDDPALIAEYEIHHQAVWPEVLNHLRLAGVEDMTIWRYQNRLIMLLEAGDDFSFDRLAAMEGSNPKVQEWEQLMWRYQCAMPGSVEGKWKLSKELFKLSTAVRSCDGIQ, from the coding sequence ATGAGATATTGCCAAGTACTTGACCTCAAGGATGACCCCGCGCTGATCGCTGAATATGAAATTCATCACCAGGCGGTGTGGCCTGAGGTGCTCAATCATTTGCGCCTGGCGGGTGTGGAGGACATGACCATCTGGCGGTATCAAAATCGGTTGATCATGCTGTTGGAAGCAGGCGATGACTTCTCTTTTGATCGCTTGGCGGCAATGGAAGGCAGCAACCCGAAAGTGCAGGAATGGGAACAACTGATGTGGCGCTATCAGTGTGCAATGCCAGGGTCCGTAGAAGGAAAATGGAAACTGTCCAAGGAGCTTTTCAAGCTAAGCACAGCAGTGCGCTCCTGCGACGGTATCCAATAA
- a CDS encoding GNAT family N-acetyltransferase: MECQVRPATGEDTAAISRVVIAALRESNSLDYSPDVIAQVERSFAPEAVSALLDKRKIFVAWLGENITGTASLDGDVVRSVFVDPAYQGGGIGRQLMDVIHATAASAGVGALRVPSSITAEKFYAALGYQKVRDEFHGAERTIVMEKQLEG, translated from the coding sequence ATGGAATGTCAGGTTCGCCCCGCAACAGGCGAAGATACAGCTGCGATTAGCCGTGTCGTGATCGCCGCTCTGCGTGAGTCAAATTCACTGGATTACTCACCTGACGTTATCGCTCAGGTTGAGCGGAGCTTTGCTCCTGAAGCCGTCAGCGCATTGCTCGATAAGCGCAAGATTTTCGTAGCTTGGCTAGGCGAAAATATTACCGGCACTGCAAGCCTCGATGGTGATGTAGTCAGAAGCGTTTTCGTTGATCCTGCGTACCAAGGTGGCGGTATCGGTCGGCAGTTGATGGATGTCATTCATGCTACTGCTGCCAGCGCTGGTGTTGGAGCCTTACGGGTGCCCTCGTCGATTACTGCGGAGAAGTTTTACGCTGCGTTGGGTTATCAGAAAGTCCGCGACGAGTTTCATGGAGCTGAGCGCACCATCGTTATGGAAAAACAGCTTGAGGGATAG
- a CDS encoding ParD-like family protein translates to MGIVNIDDELHDQLRRATKVSCRSINAQAAFWIKVGLLCELNPELTFNEVMRRELDSAGVRAQPLVMS, encoded by the coding sequence ATGGGCATCGTGAACATCGACGACGAACTGCATGACCAACTGCGCCGGGCTACCAAGGTGTCTTGCCGTTCCATCAACGCGCAGGCCGCTTTCTGGATCAAGGTCGGCCTGTTGTGCGAGTTGAACCCTGAGCTGACCTTCAACGAGGTCATGCGCCGTGAACTTGACAGCGCGGGTGTGCGTGCCCAACCACTGGTGATGAGTTGA
- a CDS encoding ABC transporter permease — protein MNDLSIDKPAEPVTANAINTDRRKELLQKFGALASLFALIVVFASTSEAFLSMGNGMSVALQVTSIAFLGLGATAVIITGGIDLSVGSVLALAGVANALAIKAGASIPVGILVGLLVGGICGAINGVFITRLKLPPFIATLGMMLVARGLALRLTDAQPVSGLGKGFGTLGNGTLFRIENIGANGFPNVIFPGIPYPVVIMIALAIGLWMILSRTRLGRHIYAVGSNAEAARLSGVNVNRVTLFTYVLSGVLAGLTGCVLMSRLVSAQPNEGVMYELDAIASAVIGGTSLSGGIGSVSGTIIGAFTIGILRNGLNMLGVSSFTQQIIIGLVILLTVCVDQLRNRKR, from the coding sequence ATGAATGACCTAAGTATCGATAAGCCAGCAGAACCCGTCACCGCAAACGCTATCAATACTGATCGACGCAAAGAACTTCTGCAGAAGTTCGGTGCCTTGGCCAGCCTTTTTGCCCTCATCGTTGTATTCGCGAGTACCAGCGAGGCGTTCTTGTCGATGGGCAATGGTATGAGCGTGGCGCTACAGGTCACCTCTATTGCTTTCCTTGGACTTGGCGCTACCGCTGTCATTATCACCGGTGGTATCGATCTTTCGGTCGGCTCGGTATTGGCGTTGGCCGGTGTAGCCAATGCGTTGGCCATCAAAGCCGGGGCCTCGATTCCTGTTGGAATCCTGGTCGGCCTGCTAGTGGGCGGAATATGCGGCGCCATTAACGGTGTTTTCATCACTCGATTAAAGCTTCCACCCTTCATTGCGACATTGGGGATGATGCTGGTTGCCAGGGGCCTCGCCCTGCGTCTGACGGATGCTCAACCTGTATCGGGGCTGGGCAAGGGGTTCGGCACGCTGGGTAATGGAACCCTTTTTCGTATAGAGAACATCGGCGCCAATGGCTTTCCGAATGTCATTTTTCCCGGCATCCCGTACCCGGTAGTGATCATGATCGCCTTGGCCATCGGGCTTTGGATGATCTTGAGCCGTACACGCCTGGGGCGTCACATCTACGCCGTGGGCTCCAATGCGGAAGCAGCAAGACTGTCCGGGGTCAATGTCAACCGGGTGACCTTGTTCACTTACGTACTGTCTGGTGTGCTCGCGGGTTTGACGGGCTGTGTATTGATGTCACGGTTAGTTTCCGCGCAGCCAAATGAAGGCGTCATGTATGAACTCGATGCCATTGCCAGTGCGGTCATTGGTGGTACTTCCTTGTCCGGCGGTATCGGCAGCGTGTCCGGCACCATCATCGGTGCGTTCACCATTGGCATTTTGCGCAATGGCCTGAACATGTTGGGTGTTTCCAGCTTTACCCAGCAGATCATCATCGGGCTGGTCATTCTGCTGACGGTGTGTGTCGACCAACTTAGAAACCGAAAAAGATAA
- a CDS encoding alpha/beta hydrolase, translating into MKTILSGLAFATAFAAAGFANAADVKPTVVLVHGAFADSSSWNGVVKILEKDGYPVIAAANPLRGVSSDAQSVASIVKSIKTPVVLVGHSYGGAVISEAAYGNQNVKGLVYVAAFTPEAGETAAELSGRFPGGTLASALSAPVELADGGKDLYILQDKFHDQFAADVPEAEARLMAAGQRPITVAALNEAATDPAWKTIPSWFVYGDKDKNIPPQAMAFMAERAHSKQTVVVKGASHVVMVSNPKVVANLIEKAAQ; encoded by the coding sequence ATGAAAACGATTCTTTCTGGCTTGGCCTTCGCCACCGCTTTCGCAGCCGCTGGTTTTGCAAATGCTGCTGACGTCAAACCCACTGTGGTTTTGGTGCATGGCGCTTTTGCCGACTCGTCGAGCTGGAACGGCGTGGTCAAGATTCTGGAAAAGGACGGCTATCCGGTCATCGCGGCAGCTAACCCACTGCGTGGCGTCAGCAGTGACGCACAATCCGTGGCAAGCATCGTCAAAAGCATCAAGACACCGGTGGTTCTGGTCGGCCACTCCTACGGCGGTGCGGTGATCAGCGAGGCGGCGTACGGCAACCAGAACGTGAAGGGCCTGGTGTATGTGGCGGCCTTCACCCCGGAGGCTGGCGAGACCGCGGCAGAACTGTCTGGACGATTCCCGGGGGGCACCCTGGCCTCCGCCTTGTCGGCCCCGGTTGAGTTGGCCGACGGCGGCAAGGATCTCTACATCCTGCAGGATAAATTCCACGACCAGTTCGCAGCTGATGTCCCTGAGGCTGAAGCTCGCCTGATGGCGGCGGGTCAACGTCCCATCACCGTCGCCGCGCTGAATGAAGCCGCCACCGATCCCGCCTGGAAAACCATTCCGTCCTGGTTCGTGTACGGCGACAAGGATAAGAACATTCCCCCTCAGGCCATGGCGTTCATGGCAGAGCGGGCGCACTCCAAGCAGACCGTCGTGGTTAAAGGCGCCTCCCATGTGGTGATGGTTTCCAACCCGAAGGTGGTGGCTAACCTGATCGAGAAAGCCGCGCAATAA
- a CDS encoding amidohydrolase family protein, with translation MTLCIDAHQHYWRLNSGHGDWPSADLAPIFKDFTPDDLIEHLRECGIDGTVAVQSNPHLGDTHFLLELADQHDSIFGVVGWVDLTSTTAVQEITRLARHPKFKGVRAMLQALPAHNWIEGNKIQAAMDALVEHDLSLDVLVLPKHLNGVVAMAERNSALRIVIDHAGKPDIASRQTEPWSRDLQRLAALPNVYCKLSGLLTEAAQGDGAQALQPYMDNVLELFGTRRVIWGSDWPVINLASDYLEWWTMTRQYLDKHETRSIREGTPLIMGMNACLFYRIDCGRPAPDQQIDTNPACPK, from the coding sequence ATGACGCTTTGCATCGACGCCCATCAACATTACTGGCGTCTCAACAGCGGCCATGGGGATTGGCCCTCGGCTGATTTAGCCCCAATCTTCAAGGACTTCACGCCTGATGACTTGATTGAACACCTGCGTGAATGTGGCATCGACGGAACCGTCGCCGTTCAATCGAACCCCCACTTGGGCGATACCCATTTCTTGCTGGAGTTGGCTGATCAACACGACAGCATCTTCGGGGTAGTGGGGTGGGTTGATCTGACATCAACCACTGCTGTGCAGGAGATAACACGCTTGGCTCGGCACCCCAAATTCAAGGGCGTGCGGGCCATGTTGCAAGCGCTGCCGGCCCACAACTGGATCGAGGGAAACAAGATTCAAGCCGCCATGGATGCACTTGTAGAGCACGATCTCAGTCTTGATGTCTTGGTTTTGCCTAAGCACCTTAACGGGGTAGTGGCCATGGCCGAGCGTAATAGTGCATTGAGGATTGTGATAGACCACGCGGGAAAGCCGGATATCGCGAGTCGGCAGACCGAACCCTGGTCCCGTGACCTTCAACGTCTGGCAGCGCTGCCTAATGTGTACTGCAAACTGTCGGGGCTGCTCACTGAAGCCGCGCAAGGCGACGGTGCCCAAGCATTGCAACCCTACATGGACAACGTCCTTGAGTTGTTTGGTACACGGCGGGTGATCTGGGGCAGCGATTGGCCCGTGATCAATCTTGCTTCGGATTACCTCGAGTGGTGGACGATGACTCGCCAGTACCTGGATAAACATGAGACTCGATCGATACGCGAGGGCACCCCATTGATCATGGGCATGAACGCCTGTCTTTTTTATCGGATCGATTGCGGTCGCCCCGCGCCCGACCAACAAATTGACACTAATCCGGCCTGCCCAAAATGA
- a CDS encoding MFS transporter, giving the protein MSSNVLDAAPGSVAGVEPATSAWTAVFSLAMGVFGLLTAEYLPASLLTPMASDLSVSEAMAGQAVTVTAVVALFAGLLVPGLTRKLDRRTVLLGFSALMIASNLLVAMSSNLTVLLLMRVLLGIALGGFWSMAAAVAMRLVPTKFVPRALSIIFSGIAVGTVVSVPLGSYLGGLFGWRSAFYAAAAVGVLTLIFQWFTLPNMAPQKMARTASVLELLRRPGIAIGMLGCVLAHTGQYALFTYIRPALESVVRIDTDGLALMLLGFGVANFVGTLVAGWLMERSLRLTLILMPTLVAVAAFAMISLPLQAPGLALAVALWGLAFGGVPVAWSNWVARAVPDQAETAGGMVVAAVQSSIAAGAALGGLVFGFGGVEGVFIIAGAVMLLAALVIALRVRVELPKQG; this is encoded by the coding sequence ATGAGTAGCAATGTGCTTGATGCTGCACCTGGCAGCGTTGCTGGGGTAGAGCCGGCAACCTCGGCTTGGACAGCGGTTTTCTCTCTGGCCATGGGTGTCTTTGGCCTACTGACGGCTGAATACCTTCCGGCGAGTTTGCTAACACCGATGGCCTCGGACTTGAGTGTGTCCGAAGCGATGGCCGGCCAGGCCGTGACCGTCACCGCCGTGGTTGCGTTGTTTGCTGGACTCTTGGTGCCAGGTCTTACCCGCAAGCTTGACCGCCGTACCGTCTTGTTAGGTTTTTCCGCGCTAATGATTGCATCCAACCTGCTCGTTGCCATGTCGTCGAATCTGACGGTCCTGTTGCTGATGCGAGTGCTGCTTGGCATTGCTTTGGGTGGGTTCTGGAGCATGGCGGCTGCCGTGGCCATGCGGCTGGTACCGACGAAATTTGTGCCGCGCGCGCTGTCCATCATCTTCAGCGGCATCGCCGTGGGAACAGTGGTCTCCGTTCCGCTGGGCAGCTACTTGGGCGGCCTCTTCGGCTGGCGCAGTGCCTTTTATGCGGCAGCAGCGGTCGGCGTGCTGACGTTGATCTTCCAGTGGTTCACCCTACCCAACATGGCGCCTCAGAAAATGGCACGCACAGCATCCGTGCTGGAATTGCTCCGCCGTCCTGGCATTGCCATCGGCATGCTCGGATGCGTGCTCGCACACACAGGTCAATACGCGCTTTTCACCTACATCCGCCCCGCACTTGAAAGCGTCGTGCGCATCGACACCGATGGCCTGGCTTTAATGCTATTGGGCTTCGGCGTCGCCAATTTCGTCGGCACACTCGTGGCGGGTTGGCTGATGGAGCGTAGCTTGCGCCTGACATTGATCCTTATGCCTACCTTGGTCGCCGTGGCCGCGTTTGCCATGATCTCGCTTCCTCTCCAGGCGCCGGGACTGGCACTTGCCGTTGCGCTATGGGGCCTGGCTTTCGGCGGAGTGCCGGTTGCCTGGTCAAATTGGGTGGCTCGCGCGGTTCCGGATCAAGCCGAAACCGCAGGCGGGATGGTCGTCGCCGCGGTGCAGTCGTCAATCGCCGCGGGGGCGGCACTCGGTGGGTTGGTCTTCGGCTTTGGCGGTGTAGAGGGCGTCTTCATCATCGCAGGCGCAGTGATGCTGCTGGCGGCTCTGGTGATTGCTCTTCGTGTTCGGGTGGAATTGCCGAAGCAGGGGTGA
- a CDS encoding diguanylate cyclase: MPHRTPKLLIAAATATLVMSVTAAVGPFTLFWTNETRNERNLVEKQLDSIRTVQGLLVDAETGERGYALTGIETFLRPYYVATSQLPGAIKTLRENYRNDPSDEITQVENFIESSALKLDHLDRVIKLRSTQGAEAAATEVATGNGKHLMDQVRSMGGELIQAEVEEVAVLDNQLNASLRWAVAVSIASFLLTLLLGRFIYVSMRQTIKRQAESTASALSSSTQLSKSLKNLERRNTEIGLLAEMARLLQTEMSQEETLQLVSTYCQQLLEGSSGTLYLYRNSADALQPAASWGQVEAQLDVLMGPKDCWAIRRGHSHMVEHRHELRCAHYSTKSEFDDGDLHWCLPLIAYGETLGLLHIQHAGGSGDKEVSRQFAEAAAEQTALALANGRMRQVLQVQSIKDPLTGLYNRRFMEETLKRELSKATRDAVDLSVIMLDLDNFKKLNDIHGHSAGDAVLRSTASLIMKSIRATDVACRFGGEELIIILPDCSIEDALLRAESIRDSLESMSPADGIQTFSVTASFGVASTTRSGTDQAILIRAADAALYKAKRGGKNRVAS; encoded by the coding sequence ATGCCCCACCGCACGCCCAAACTTCTCATCGCAGCGGCTACTGCCACATTGGTCATGTCCGTCACGGCTGCAGTGGGTCCGTTTACGCTGTTTTGGACAAACGAGACGCGTAACGAACGCAACCTGGTAGAAAAGCAGCTGGACAGCATTCGCACGGTGCAGGGCTTGCTCGTGGATGCGGAGACAGGCGAGCGCGGGTATGCGTTAACAGGGATAGAGACATTTCTGCGGCCTTATTACGTCGCCACATCGCAGCTTCCGGGCGCGATCAAGACCCTTCGTGAAAACTATCGAAACGATCCGTCCGATGAAATTACTCAGGTGGAGAATTTCATAGAGAGTTCCGCACTAAAGCTGGACCACCTGGACAGGGTCATAAAGCTGCGTAGCACCCAAGGCGCGGAAGCGGCGGCGACCGAAGTCGCTACGGGTAACGGCAAACATCTCATGGACCAGGTCCGCAGCATGGGGGGCGAGCTGATTCAAGCAGAAGTTGAAGAAGTGGCTGTTCTGGACAACCAGCTTAACGCCAGCCTGCGTTGGGCCGTCGCCGTTTCCATCGCAAGCTTCCTGCTCACGCTTTTGCTGGGCCGTTTCATCTACGTGTCCATGCGTCAGACGATAAAGCGCCAAGCCGAATCTACGGCCAGCGCGCTCTCTTCAAGCACCCAACTCAGCAAAAGCCTAAAAAACCTTGAGCGGCGCAATACAGAAATAGGCTTGCTTGCGGAAATGGCTCGCCTGCTGCAGACCGAGATGAGCCAAGAGGAAACGCTTCAGCTGGTAAGCACTTACTGCCAGCAGTTACTGGAGGGCAGTAGCGGAACGCTGTACCTGTACCGCAACTCGGCTGATGCCCTGCAACCAGCCGCAAGCTGGGGCCAAGTCGAGGCTCAACTGGACGTCCTCATGGGCCCCAAAGACTGTTGGGCGATACGTCGAGGCCATTCCCACATGGTTGAACATCGTCATGAGCTTCGATGCGCCCATTACTCAACTAAATCAGAGTTTGACGATGGCGACCTTCACTGGTGCCTGCCGCTGATAGCCTACGGAGAAACACTGGGGCTTTTGCATATCCAGCATGCTGGCGGAAGCGGCGATAAGGAAGTCAGCCGCCAGTTTGCGGAAGCTGCCGCGGAGCAAACCGCGCTAGCGCTCGCGAACGGCAGGATGCGCCAGGTCCTGCAAGTCCAGTCGATTAAAGACCCGCTGACGGGCCTGTATAACCGTCGTTTCATGGAGGAGACCCTCAAGCGCGAGCTCTCCAAAGCCACACGAGACGCAGTCGACCTGAGCGTCATTATGCTCGACCTGGATAACTTCAAAAAACTGAACGACATCCATGGTCATTCTGCAGGTGACGCGGTGCTGCGAAGCACTGCGTCATTGATTATGAAGTCAATCAGAGCCACCGATGTCGCCTGCCGGTTTGGTGGAGAAGAGCTGATCATCATATTGCCGGATTGCTCCATTGAAGACGCTCTCCTGCGAGCCGAATCCATCCGGGATTCGCTGGAAAGCATGAGCCCTGCGGATGGAATACAGACGTTCAGCGTTACCGCATCCTTTGGCGTGGCCTCGACGACGCGTAGCGGGACCGATCAAGCCATACTGATCCGGGCGGCGGACGCAGCACTGTATAAGGCCAAGCGCGGGGGGAAGAACCGCGTAGCCTCGTAG
- a CDS encoding aldo/keto reductase has product MKISEKRRLAKSALEIGVFGLGCSQVGGLYREVSANQATQTLQAAWNRGIRYYDTAPFYGYSRSERRVGTELAERSRADFILSTKVGRLLRADGSVRDGDDGWANPLPFRPVYDYGYDAIMRSYEDSLQRLGVCRIDILYVHDIGRLTHGERHQFHWDQLTRGGGFRALESLREDGAIAAIGLGVNEWEVVQDSMNECQLDCTLLAGRYTLLDQQSLGPLMNKCLGQGNSIVVGGVFNSGILAGGTHFDYGEAPAAVIAKVQALKTVCEEFEVPLPAAALQFPMAHPAVVSCVVGTRTPQQLDRSIEWFEQDIPEAFWKTLKARELIDADAPLPQGAL; this is encoded by the coding sequence TTGAAAATCTCCGAAAAACGAAGGCTTGCCAAAAGCGCGCTTGAAATAGGGGTGTTTGGCCTGGGGTGCTCACAAGTGGGTGGCCTCTACCGGGAAGTCTCTGCGAATCAGGCGACGCAAACGCTGCAAGCCGCTTGGAATCGGGGAATCCGCTATTACGATACGGCCCCCTTTTATGGATACAGCCGTTCCGAACGGCGGGTCGGCACAGAGTTGGCCGAGCGATCGCGAGCGGATTTTATCCTGAGCACTAAAGTCGGTAGGCTTCTGCGCGCTGATGGTTCAGTACGCGATGGGGACGATGGATGGGCCAATCCGCTGCCTTTCCGGCCCGTGTACGACTATGGATATGACGCAATCATGCGTTCCTATGAAGATAGCCTTCAACGTCTGGGAGTCTGCCGGATAGACATCCTGTACGTGCATGATATCGGGCGGCTTACCCATGGCGAACGACACCAATTTCACTGGGATCAGTTGACCAGAGGCGGCGGATTTCGAGCGCTCGAAAGCCTGCGTGAGGACGGAGCGATTGCGGCCATTGGTCTGGGTGTGAACGAATGGGAGGTTGTGCAAGACAGCATGAACGAATGCCAGCTGGACTGCACATTGCTGGCGGGACGCTACACGTTGCTTGATCAGCAAAGCCTTGGACCACTGATGAACAAATGCCTGGGACAGGGCAACTCAATTGTAGTGGGTGGCGTATTCAACTCAGGCATTCTTGCCGGGGGCACGCACTTTGATTATGGCGAAGCGCCCGCCGCGGTGATCGCGAAAGTCCAAGCGCTGAAAACCGTCTGCGAAGAGTTTGAAGTACCGCTGCCCGCGGCAGCGTTGCAGTTTCCAATGGCGCATCCCGCAGTGGTGTCTTGTGTGGTGGGTACACGTACGCCGCAGCAACTCGACCGGAGTATCGAGTGGTTCGAGCAGGACATCCCAGAGGCTTTCTGGAAGACACTTAAAGCACGCGAGTTGATCGATGCTGATGCGCCGTTGCCCCAAGGTGCCCTATGA
- a CDS encoding ABC transporter substrate-binding protein — protein sequence MKKLNLIAVVMAVLFTSTTTLANNGEIAVIVKSANSNYWQNVQKGAQAAAKELPNTTVTFQGPASESAVADEVNMVVNAVNRKVSGIVLAAADPDALVPAIKQAWEAHIPVVLIDSTISTDGDAYYQSFLSTDNTRAGELCAQRMIEKVGKTGKIAIMSYVPGAGSEIGRVGGFINYIKQHSNLTIVGPFYSQSQMANALNQTTDVLASNPDLKGIYGANEPTAVGMARGIAQAGKSGKLVAIGFDGNEDLQNFVKDGTLDSIIVQSSYRMGLDSVTTVAKAIAGTAVPKNIDTGVLLIDKSNIDSSEARNVLY from the coding sequence ATGAAAAAGCTAAACTTGATTGCGGTTGTTATGGCTGTCTTGTTCACGTCCACCACCACGCTGGCCAATAATGGGGAAATTGCGGTTATTGTTAAAAGTGCAAACTCCAACTATTGGCAGAATGTTCAGAAGGGTGCCCAGGCGGCCGCAAAGGAACTGCCGAACACGACGGTAACCTTTCAGGGGCCAGCATCCGAATCGGCGGTAGCGGATGAAGTGAACATGGTGGTCAACGCGGTCAACCGCAAGGTTTCCGGGATTGTCCTGGCAGCTGCCGACCCGGACGCCTTGGTGCCTGCAATTAAACAAGCATGGGAAGCCCATATCCCGGTGGTGCTCATCGACTCAACGATTTCTACTGACGGCGATGCTTATTATCAATCGTTCCTCTCGACGGATAACACCAGGGCCGGTGAGCTCTGTGCGCAGCGCATGATCGAAAAGGTGGGAAAGACAGGCAAGATTGCAATTATGTCCTACGTGCCTGGGGCGGGATCCGAGATTGGACGAGTGGGGGGGTTCATAAACTACATAAAGCAGCACTCGAACTTGACTATCGTCGGCCCCTTTTATTCTCAGTCCCAGATGGCCAACGCGCTGAATCAAACCACCGACGTGCTGGCGTCGAATCCCGATCTTAAAGGTATTTACGGTGCCAACGAGCCGACGGCCGTAGGAATGGCGCGCGGTATTGCACAAGCCGGAAAATCCGGAAAACTTGTGGCTATCGGATTTGACGGTAACGAAGACCTTCAGAACTTTGTAAAGGACGGTACCCTCGATTCAATCATCGTTCAAAGCTCCTACAGGATGGGGCTTGATTCTGTCACCACGGTCGCCAAGGCCATCGCTGGGACCGCAGTGCCCAAGAATATCGATACCGGCGTACTTCTGATCGATAAATCGAACATCGACAGTTCAGAGGCTCGGAACGTCCTGTATTGA
- a CDS encoding AraC family transcriptional regulator: MMQSPSVLIETPNMTESGQFALSSELISELLTGMRLRGVQYRRVQTGPSFGLGFEHKSAHAYFHYLAVGTAILRTGDGAIHHLSAGDAVLVPQGHGHELLSALDATVQNIDQLDAAPLGEAVSGVNTCPSTLSTPSAILFYGCMEFDLGGMRALGKLMPNVMVADTGGQRYPGLESILDSIKREICAGRIGYAGIMARLAEVAASLFVRGWVEGGSESAQGLMAALRDPRLARSILALHRQPGREWTVAELAAESHVSRSVFAQRFQATIGVPPLRYATELRMRIASQWLTQDNLSIDAVAQRLGYTSQAAFSRAFKRINGQPPGASRQIRRSSEPVQ; this comes from the coding sequence ATGATGCAAAGTCCTAGTGTTTTGATCGAAACGCCTAACATGACTGAATCAGGACAATTTGCGCTGTCGTCTGAATTGATTAGCGAACTGCTGACAGGTATGCGGCTGCGCGGTGTTCAGTACCGCCGCGTTCAAACGGGGCCGAGCTTTGGCTTGGGTTTTGAACACAAATCGGCGCATGCCTACTTTCATTATCTTGCAGTGGGCACGGCCATCCTGCGGACAGGCGATGGCGCGATACATCACCTATCGGCAGGTGACGCGGTATTGGTGCCGCAAGGCCATGGGCACGAACTGCTATCAGCGCTGGATGCCACGGTTCAGAATATCGACCAACTTGATGCAGCCCCTTTAGGCGAGGCCGTCAGTGGCGTGAACACCTGCCCGAGCACACTTTCCACGCCCAGTGCGATCCTGTTCTATGGTTGCATGGAGTTCGATCTTGGGGGCATGCGGGCGTTAGGCAAGTTGATGCCGAATGTCATGGTGGCGGACACCGGCGGTCAACGTTATCCAGGGTTGGAATCGATCCTCGATTCTATCAAGCGTGAGATCTGCGCCGGACGCATCGGGTATGCCGGGATCATGGCTCGGCTTGCGGAAGTTGCCGCATCCTTATTCGTACGTGGTTGGGTCGAGGGTGGTTCTGAAAGCGCGCAAGGCCTCATGGCAGCGCTGCGAGATCCCCGCCTGGCACGTTCTATCCTTGCCCTGCATCGCCAACCCGGACGCGAGTGGACGGTGGCGGAGCTGGCAGCTGAATCTCACGTATCACGCTCGGTGTTCGCACAGCGATTCCAAGCCACCATCGGCGTGCCTCCATTGCGATACGCCACCGAGTTGCGGATGCGGATCGCCAGCCAATGGCTGACGCAGGACAACCTGTCGATCGACGCCGTCGCACAACGCTTGGGCTATACCTCACAAGCGGCGTTCAGCCGTGCATTCAAGCGCATCAATGGCCAGCCACCAGGGGCCAGCAGACAGATACGTCGAAGCAGTGAACCCGTGCAGTGA
- the map gene encoding type I methionyl aminopeptidase: MIKNPGQVALLAESGRLLASVFERLDKTTLEGMSTLQVDTMVERFIVENLKARPASKGQYGYGFVLNCSVNEVVCHGVPSPSRILRDGDIVNLDITLEKNGYIADSSKTYLIGEVSAAARRLVEVTYDAMWRGIRAVRPGARLGDVGAAIERHAKRNGYSVVREYCGHGIGQEVHEEPQVLHFGKPGTGLMLREGMVFTIEPMLNMGSSHVRTEADGWTVVTQDGALSAQFEHTVAVTSSGVSVLTLRPDELGRSAMS; the protein is encoded by the coding sequence ATGATCAAGAATCCGGGGCAGGTGGCCCTGCTAGCGGAGTCCGGCCGGCTCCTGGCGTCGGTGTTCGAACGGCTGGATAAAACCACGCTCGAGGGGATGTCGACGCTCCAGGTCGATACCATGGTGGAGCGGTTTATCGTCGAGAACCTCAAGGCCCGTCCGGCGAGCAAAGGTCAGTATGGCTATGGGTTCGTACTCAATTGCTCGGTGAACGAGGTGGTTTGTCACGGTGTGCCATCGCCTTCCAGAATTCTGCGTGATGGCGATATCGTCAACCTCGACATCACCCTGGAAAAAAATGGCTATATCGCCGACTCCAGCAAGACCTACCTTATCGGTGAGGTCAGCGCCGCTGCCCGGCGGCTGGTCGAGGTTACGTACGATGCGATGTGGCGGGGTATCCGCGCGGTACGGCCAGGCGCGCGGCTGGGCGACGTTGGGGCGGCCATCGAACGCCACGCCAAGCGAAATGGTTACTCGGTGGTGCGCGAATATTGCGGCCATGGAATCGGCCAGGAGGTGCATGAGGAACCTCAGGTGCTGCATTTCGGCAAGCCGGGCACTGGCCTGATGCTGCGCGAGGGAATGGTGTTCACCATCGAGCCCATGCTCAATATGGGCTCGAGTCATGTCAGGACTGAGGCTGATGGTTGGACGGTCGTGACCCAGGACGGAGCGCTTTCCGCACAATTCGAGCACACTGTTGCGGTGACTTCATCGGGTGTTTCGGTGCTGACGTTGCGCCCGGATGAGTTGGGTAGAAGTGCAATGAGCTGA